One Lachancea thermotolerans CBS 6340 chromosome F complete sequence DNA window includes the following coding sequences:
- the TEF2 gene encoding translation elongation factor EF-1 alpha (uniprot|Q7Z8W9 Translation elongation factor 1-alpha), with protein MGKEKSHVNVVVIGHVDSGKSTTTGHLIFKCGGIDKRTIEKFEKEAAELGKGSFKYAWVLDKLKAERERGITIDIALWKFETPKYHVTVIDAPGHRDFIKNMITGTSQADCAILIIAGGVGEFEAGISKDGQTREHALLAYTLGVKQLIVAINKMDSVKWDESRYQEIVKETSNFIKKVGYNPKNVPFVPISGWNGDNMIEATTNAPWYKGWEKETKAGTVKGKTLLEAIDAIEPPTRPTDKPLRLPLQDVYKIGGIGTVPVGRVETGVIKPGMVVTFAPAGVTTEVKSVEMHHEQLEAGVPGDNVGFNVKNVSVKEIRRGNVCGDSKNDPPKAAASFNAQVIVLNHPGQISAGYSPVLDCHTAHIACRFDELLVKIDRRTGKTLEEAPKFIKSGDAAMVKFVPSKPMCVEAFTDYPPLGRFAVRDMRQTVAVGVIKSVDKSDKAGKVTKAAQKAAKK; from the coding sequence ATGGGTAAGGAGAAGTCTCACGTTAACGTTGTTGTTATTGGTCACGTCGACTCTGGTAAGTCGACTACCACCGGTCACTTGATTTTCAAGTGTGGTGGTATTGACAAGAGAACCATCGAGAAGTTCGAGAAGGAAGCCGCCGAATTGGGTAAGGGTTCTTTCAAGTACGCCTGGGTTTTGGACAAATTGAAGGCTGAGAGAGAAAGAGGTATCACTATCGACATTGCTTTGTGGAAGTTCGAGACCCCTAAGTACCACGTCACCGTCATTGACGCCCCAGGTCACAGAGatttcatcaagaacatgaTCACTGGTACCTCCCAGGCTGACTGCGCCATCTTGATTATCGCTGGTGGTGTTGGTGAGTTCGAGGCTGGTATCTCCAAGGACGGTCAGACCAGAGAGCACGCTCTATTGGCCTACACCCTGGGTGTTAAGCAGCTGATTGTTGCCATCAACAAGATGGACTCCGTCAAGTGGGACGAGAGCCGTTACCAGGAGATCGTCAAGGAGACctccaacttcatcaagaaggtcGGTTACAACCCTAAGAACGTTCCATTCGTTCCAATCTCTGGCTGGAACGGTGACAACATGATTGAGGCCACCACCAACGCCCCATGGTACAAGGGCTGGGAGAAGGAGACCAAGGCTGGTACCGTCAAGGGTAAGACCTTGTTGGAGGCCATCGACGCCATTGAGCCACCTACCAGACCAACTGACAAGCCATTGAGATTGCCATTGCAGGATGTCTACAAGATCGGTGGTATCGGAACGGTGCCAGTCGGCAGAGTCGAGACCGGTGTCATCAAGCCAGGTATGGTTGTCACCTTCGCCCCAGCCGGTGTCACCACTGAAGTCAAGTCCGTCGAGATGCACCACGAGCAGTTGGAGGCCGGTGTCCCAGGTGACAACGTTGGTTTCAACGTCAAGAACGTTTCCGTCAAGGAAATCAGAAGAGGTAACGTCTGTGGTGACTCCAAGAACGACCCACCAAaggctgctgcttctttcaacGCCCAGGTCATTGTCTTGAACCACCCTGGTCAGATCTCCGCTGGTTACTCTCCAGTTTTGGACTGTCACACCGCTCACATTGCCTGCAGATTCGACGAATTGTTGGTCAAGATCGACAGAAGAACCGGTAAGACCTTGGAAGAGGCTccaaagttcatcaagtcTGGTGACGCCGCCATGGTCAAGTTCGTTCCATCTAAGCCAATGTGTGTTGAGGCCTTCACCGACTACCCACCTCTAGGTAGATTCGCCGTCAGAGACATGAGACAAACCGTTGCTGTCGGTGTCATCAAGTCTGTCGACAAGTCCGACAAGGCTGGTAAGGTTACCAAGGCTGCCCAGAAGGCCGCTAAGAAATAG
- the NOT5 gene encoding CCR4-NOT core subunit NOT5 (highly similar to uniprot|Q12514 Saccharomyces cerevisiae YPR072W NOT5 Subunit of global transcriptional regulator), whose product MSQRKLQQDIEKLLKKVKEGLQDFEDVYDKFQSTDASNTSYREKLESDLKREIKKLQKHRDQIKTWLSKEDVKDKQQVLMENRRLIESGMERFKSVEKMMKTKQFSTEALTNPDIIKDPRELKKRDQFLFVQDCLEELQKQLESYEAQDNEEQCERHAFHIANLENILKQLQNNELEPDTVEEYQEDIQYYVENNDDPDFIEYDTIYEDMDCEIQPGEEAKDLEPSSKPVKASKAERSPRKKGSSGAALPPSASNSLTDNQNSPSAVASPSTSSTGLASLPAKRDTPPQSQAPGQSQGQNSNEEQHPDHNSDLTPQQNSSLDQDQNRSQNQNQQQQNVNQTQPQTEAQPPRDMSKQIDEMLAQDRSQNSAFQNPLFHPGLDYWLESKRTLLQPYETMPAEMASQLESSLLNCPDSLDADTPHLYHNVLSLPHPTSIFFPNEPIRLVSNEPVDPTKTHPKHNDIYSRTSLARIMSKFDLDTLFFIFYHYQGTYEQFLSARELSIRGWQFNKVNRCWFYKEVEKLPPGMEQSEEISWRYFDYQKSWLARRCGAEFVYREEEFERI is encoded by the coding sequence ATGTCGCAAAggaaacttcaacaagacatagaaaagctgctgaaaaaggtgaaagAAGGACTTCAAGACTTCGAAGATGTGTACGATAAGTTTCAGAGCACCGATGCTTCCAACACGTCGTACCGCGAGAAACTGGAAAGTGACCTCAAGCGagagatcaaaaagctgcaaaaaCACAGAGACCAGATAAAAACTTGGCTCAGTAAGGAAGATGTCAAGGATAAGCAGCAGGTACTTATGGAAAATCGTCGTCTGATAGAGTCAGGCATGGAACGTTTTAAGTCTGTTgagaagatgatgaaaacaaagcagTTTTCAACAGAGGCTCTCACGAATCCAGACATTATTAAAGACCCTCGCGAGCTCAAGAAACGCGATCAATTTCTGTTTGTGCAGGATTGCCtcgaagaacttcagaaaCAGTTGGAGTCATACGAAGCCCAAGATAACGAGGAGCAGTGCGAAAGGCACGCTTTCCACATCGCGAACTTGgagaacattttgaagcagctccAAAATAATGAACTGGAACCAGACACAGTGGAAGAGTACCAAGAAGATATTCAGTATtatgttgaaaacaacgaCGATCCAGACTTCATCGAGTACGATACCATCTACGAAGACATGGACTGTGAGATACAGCCTGGCGAAGAGGCAAAAGACTTAGAACCATCTTCTAAGCCTGTGAAAGCAAGTAAAGCCGAGCGGTCTCCCAGAAAAAAAGGATCGTCGGGCGCCGCGCTACCTCCATCTGCATCTAACTCTCTGACAGACAACCAGAACTCACCTAGTGCTGTTGCATCGCCGTCGACATCTAGTACAGGCCTAGCTTCGCTCCCAGCAAAAAGGGACACGCCTCCCCAATCTCAGGCTCCAGGCCAATCCCAGGGCCAGAACTCTAACGAGGAACAGCATCCAGATCACAATTCCGACTTAACTCCGCAGCAGAACTCAAGCCTAGATCAAGACCAAAACAGATCCCAAAACCAAaaccaacaacagcaaaacGTAAACCAAACCCAACCACAAACTGAGGCGCAACCACCGAGAGACATGTCTAAGCAGATTGATGAGATGCTGGCGCAGGACCGTAGTCAAAACTCGGCATTTCAAAACCCTCTTTTCCATCCTGGCTTGGACTACTGGCTCGAGAGCAAACGCACTCTGCTTCAACCATACGAAACTATGCCTGCTGAAATGGCCTCGCAGCTCGAATCTTCACTGCTGAATTGTCCAGACTCGCTAGATGCCGACACCCCGCACCTGTATCATAATGTGCTCTCACTACCCCATCCTACGTCGATATTTTTCCCTAACGAACCGATCAGACTGGTTTCAAATGAACCTGTTGATCCCACAAAGACTCACCCGAAGCATAATGACATCtattcaagaacttctctTGCACGCATAATGTCCAAGTTCGATCTTGACACtctctttttcatctttTACCACTATCAGGGAACCTATGAACAGTTCCTATCGGCCAGAGAACTGAGTATTCGCGGTTGGCAGTTCAATAAAGTGAACCGCTGCTGGTTTTacaaagaagttgaaaaactcCCTCCCGGAATGGAGCAATCTGAAGAGATCTCTTGGAGATATTTTGACTACCAAAAATCCTGGCTCGCTAGACGGTGTGGAGCGGAGTTTGTGTATCGtgaggaagagtttgagaGAATATAG
- the TPC1 gene encoding thiamine transporter TPC1 (similar to uniprot|P53257 Saccharomyces cerevisiae YGR096W TPC1 Tpc1p is a transporter that catalyzes the uptake of the essential cofactor thiamine pyrophosphate (ThPP) into mitochondria it is located in the mitochondrial membrane and its expression appears to be regulated by carbon source) → MSGDHLRKGQEIPLAKSLLAGCVSGLSARLVTAPLDTLKIRLQLQLANEAANGGTLLTLGKLVREEGVRALWKGNVPAMTMYVLYGSTQFSSYSTLNKWLSGNDWPAQVHTAVVGALAGTCSAVASYPCDVLRTRFIANHNRQFSTMLSTVREILQHEGLHGFFKGVTSSVVSITITCSSMFATYEAVKIFCEQSSSRDSTHIQMLDRSASMIAGVVSKTIVFPLDTVRKRYQVVNWQRIAHLSHANVAYEYYTGVGFIKLALRITEKEGLRALYRGYSLAIFKSVPSTVVSLGMYEWCLRRTG, encoded by the coding sequence ATGAGTGGAGACCACTTACGAAAGGGGCAAGAAATACCGCTGGCCAAGTCTCTTCTTGCCGGGTGTGTGTCAGGGTTGAGTGCAAGGCTTGTGACGGCACCATTGGACACGCTAAAAATTCGCTTACAGCTTCAACTGGCAAACGAAGCGGCAAATGGAGGAACTCTCCTCACATTGGGTAAGCTTGTCCGTGAAGAGGGAGTCAGAGCACTGTGGAAGGGAAACGTACCCGCGATGACTATGTATGTGCTATACGGTTCAACGCAATTTAGCTCGTACTCGACGCTCAACAAGTGGCTTTCAGGGAATGATTGGCCTGCACAAGTTCACACAGCTGTTGTAGGCGCTTTGGCAGGTACCTGCAGCGCAGTTGCGTCCTACCCGTGTGATGTTTTGCGAACGCGGTTCATCGCGAATCACAATCGTCAGTTCTCGACCATGCTGAGCACCGTCCGAGAAATCTTGCAGCACGAGGGCTTGCATGGGTTCTTCAAGGGTGTGACTTCATCGGTTGTCTCAATCACGATTACCTGCTCTTCTATGTTCGCTACTTATGAGGCAGTCAAGATCTTCTGTGAGCAGAGCTCTAGCCGCGATTCAACGCATATTCAGATGCTTGACAGATCTGCGAGCATGATAGCGGGTGTCGTCTCCAAAACAATCGTCTTTCCGCTCGACACGGTACGAAAACGATACCAAGTTGTGAACTGGCAAAGAATTGCGCACTTGAGTCACGCGAACGTGGCATACGAATACTATACAGGAGTGGGGTTCATCAAGCTAGCCCTGCGGATCACAGAGAAGGAGGGCTTACGTGCATTGTACCGGGGATATAGCTTGGCAATTTTTAAAAGCGTTCCTAGCACTGTTGTGAGCCTTGGGATGTACGAGTGGTGCCTAAGAAGGACAGGGTAG
- the LTP1 gene encoding tyrosine protein phosphatase LTP1 (similar to uniprot|P40347 Saccharomyces cerevisiae YPR073C LTP1 phosphatase), whose amino-acid sequence MTQKQISVAFVCLGNICRSPMAEAVFAHTVKAKGLEDRFSKIDSFGTGNWHKGESPDPRSAATCRSHGVPVNHRAQQIRAPQFDEFDYIICMDEMNLRNLKRLKPSDSKAEIYLFGHWNTAGKFREIVDDPYYGGDEGFEYNFKQVQYFSEQFLEMEL is encoded by the coding sequence ATGACTCAGAAACAGATATCAGTAGCATTTGTTTGCCTCGGAAACATCTGTCGGTCGCCCATGGCCGAAGCTGTCTTTGCTCACACAGTAAAGGCAAAAGGCCTAGAGGACCGCTTCTCGAAAATCGACTCTTTCGGGACAGGGAACTGGCACAAGGGGGAGTCTCCTGACCCTCGCTCAGCGGCAACCTGCCGTAGCCACGGCGTCCCTGTGAACCACCGTGCCCAGCAAATTAGAGCGCCCCAATTCGATGAGTTCGACTACATCATTTGCATGGACGAGATGAACCTCAGAAATCTGAAAAGACTGAAACCTAGTGATTCAAAAGCCGAGATCTATTTGTTTGGGCACTGGAACACTGCCGGAAAATTCAGGGAGATTGTCGACGACCCCTATTATGGTGGTGACGAAGGATTCGAATacaacttcaagcaagTTCAGTACTTCAGTGAGCAATTCCTTGAAATGGAGCTCTAA
- the OPY2 gene encoding Opy2p (weakly similar to uniprot|Q6B149 Saccharomyces cerevisiae YPR075C OPY2 Protein of unknown function overproduction blocks cell cycle arrest in the presence of mating pheromone), whose protein sequence is MEAVSSRVGPPTQARRPERTVRVLEEWPEWENMKIYRRDESSSAAAAASSTVSSSSAKATSAGSGCVSCPQGSPSCPVCADDEYCAVSLLSCTQCPQTYCTKKKGSVSESSAAASASNSSGASSGSKNASARVGGIVGGVVGGVALIAALLLLWLYFKYWRKSRSRNKDVVIAREEYAGEYDDDKEKDGFREAGAGAGAGGAEGSSLRDSRALYQARNRSSAATQMTKASNILPIAYIPGVTAGSRSQHKLPPLPRHLLRNGDTRSHITLGSSILGGGDDDRESLIDLPLEDSREGTSAASPAAEGVYSGANAEHVTSQDALTTAIRARPKLVQISEEDEEHGNSSSGEAEDTHSGKHFGVTTVLLRSSGDTSRQDDTAEDVPQSDNDDRDSSDDNDDGSFILDVGMQGSLRNATQGEYASVTAARESTLGEDMHREGSGSPFEDKFEL, encoded by the coding sequence ATGGAAGCGGTAAGCAGCAGAGTTGGGCCGCCCACACAGGCGCGGCGGCCAGAGCGCACGGTGCGCGTGCTGGAAGAGTGGCCCGAGTGGGAAAACATGAAGATATACCGGCGTGATGAATCTTCGTcggccgcggcggccgcGTCGTCCACTGTGTCGTCGAGCTCCGCCAAAGCCACGTCTGCGGGATCCGGATGCGTGTCGTGCCCCCAGGGCTCGCCTTCGTGCCCCGTGTGCGCGGACGACGAGTACTGCGCGGTGTCGCTACTGAGCTGTACGCAGTGTCCGCAGACTTACTGTACTAAGAAGAAAGGCTCGGTTTCGGAGAGCTCGGCCGCCGCGAGTGCCAGCAACTCCTCGGGCGCAAGCTCGGGTTCGAAAAACGCGTCTGCCAGGGTCGGTGGCATCGTTGGTGGAGTGGTCGGCGGTGTCGCGCTCATCGCGgcactgctgctgctgtggctCTATTTTAAATACTGGCGCAAGAGCCGCTCGCGCAACAAGGACGTGGTGATCGCGCGCGAGGAGTACGCCGGCGAATACGACGACGACAAGGAGAAAGACGGGTTTCGCGAAGCGGGCGCAGGAGCAGGCGCGGGCGGCGCTGAGGGCTCTAGCCTCCGCGACTCGCGCGCGCTGTACCAGGCACGCAATCGTAGCAGTGCTGCGACGCAGATGACTAAGGCCTCCAACATCTTGCCTATCGCGTACATTCCGGGTGTCACCGCAGGCAGCCGCAGCCAGCACAAGTTGCCGCCGCTACCGCGTCACCTGCTCCGCAACGGCGACACGCGCTCGCACATCACCCTTGGCAGCTCGATCCTGGGTGGTGGAGACGACGACCGCGAGTCTCTGATAGACCTGCCCTTGGAGGACAGCCGGGAGGGCACAAGCGCCGCTAGTCCGGCTGCGGAGGGCGTGTATTCAGGCGCGAACGCAGAACATGTCACTTCGCAGGACGCGCTGACTACCGCGATCCGCGCGCGGCCCAAACTGGTGCAGATCAgcgaggaggacgaggagcaCGGGAACAGCAGCTCGGGCGAGGCGGAAGATACCCACAGCGGGAAGCATTTTGGCGTCACAACCGTGTTACTGCGGTCCAGCGGTGACACATCGCGCCAGGACGACACTGCCGAAGACGTGCCGCAGTCAGACAACGATGACAGAGACAGCAGCGacgacaacgacgacgGGAGCTTTATTCTGGACGTAGGCATGCAGGGCAGCCTGCGGAATGCGACGCAAGGCGAGTATGCGAGTGTTACGGCGGCGCGGGAAAGCACACTGGGCGAGGACATGCACCGCGAGGGCTCTGGTAGCCCGTTCGAGGACAAATTTGAACTGTAG
- a CDS encoding KLTH0F11792p (conserved hypothetical protein), translating to MPFEITTKALRADQLPTRKADIASAAQELIDEVHTSWKKGKCYQYKLQHNPTLDAGPVSVQTYSTTRAGEYWLSRVSEHRLEPAVYERLVKELNGSVRDGDGWTLPDRSARSRREIDYIEVLSRVDVAQTLESGWVLVNLEYELGKPLTTREFNEWVYVLEPSRGAQRERSSVVSVVADAPLHDSVAHTPAVYASVEQLDYDYETQKLIWTMATTSDAGGNVPKWIQNTMIAKTVSKDVGYCFEWLAKNMEAEK from the coding sequence ATGCCCTTCGAGATTACCACAAAAGCGCTCCGCGCAGACCAGCTCCCCACGCGCAAGGCCGACATTGCCAGCGCGGCGCAAGAACTCATCGATGAGGTGCACACCTCGTGGAAAAAGGGAAAGTGCTACCAGTACAAGCTGCAGCACAACCCAACCCTGGACGCTGGGCCCGTCAGCGTCCAGACCTACAGCACTACGCGTGCCGGCGAGTACTGGTTGAGCCGCGTCAGCGAACACCGCCTGGAGCCCGCGGTGTACGAGCGCCTGGTCAAGGAGCTCAACGGCAGCGTCCGGGACGGCGACGGGTGGACGCTGCCGGACcgcagcgcgcgctcgcgccgCGAGATTGACTACATCGAGGTCCTGAGCCGCGTTGACGTCGCCCAGACACTAGAGTCCGGCTGGGTGCTTGTCAACCTCGAATATGAGCTGGGGAAACCTCTAACCACGCGCGAGTTCAACGAGTGGGTCTACGTGCTCGAGCCCTCGCGCGGTGCGCAGCGCGAGCGCAGTTCCGTCGTCTCCGTCGTCGCAGACGCGCCCCTGCACGACAGCGTCGCGCACACGCCCGCGGTTTACGCCAGTGTCGAGCAGCTGGACTACGACTACGAGACCCAGAAGCTGATCTGGACCATGGCTACCACCAGCGACGCAGGCGGAAACGTGCCCAAGTGGATCCAAAACACCATGATCGCCAAGACCGTGTCCAAAGACGTCGGCTACTGCTTCGAATGGCTGGCTAAGAACATGGAGGCTGAGAAGTGA
- the MRL1 gene encoding Mrl1p (similar to uniprot|Q06815 Saccharomyces cerevisiae YPR079W MRL1 Membrane protein): METRSTRDAAPDADDELFCAVMNPVTGNYIDLSHLSTTPNKLGKGERRRKGTEDSEKTRWVVRSKETGLNFTLGVCSSPASEDDEVANTTGAFYVDPVSSRQVSIGEFATQPRFMGKKLTLAYEDGDVCPNGVDGKAALLNFVCDKEIATKAQVQFVGSLHDCSYYFEVRSIYACPTSHKSNDVNVLGIFFGIFLVFFAVEWGRRWFYRKMRSRMRYTGGAGSAASGAADRMMRPQWENVEGTSWWRRVLKRLVRGRARPRTAAIKLSSAPQYHSPSTDSLVRDMEAQNRLLDNLEAVGEDATTVVD; the protein is encoded by the coding sequence ATGGAGACTAGAAGCACCAGAGACGCGGCGCCCGACGCCGACGACGAGCTCTTCTGCGCGGTGATGAACCCTGTCACGGGCAACTACATCGACTTATCACATCTCTCGACCACGCCTAACAAGCTGGGCAAAGGGGAGCGACGCCGTAAGGGCACCGAGGACTCGGAAAAGACGCGGTGGGTGGTGCGGTCCAAGGAGACCGGGCTCAATTTTACGCTCGGAGTGTGCTCGAGCCCCGCGtccgaggacgacgaggtCGCCAACACAACGGGCGCGTTCTACGTGGACCCCGTGAGCAGCCGGCAGGTGTCCATCGGGGAGTTCGCGACGCAGCCGCGGTTCATGGGCAAGAAGCTGACGCTGGCGTACGAGGACGGCGACGTGTGCCCCAACGGCGTGGACGGCAAGGCCGCGCTGCTCAACTTCGTGTGCGACAAGGAGATCGCGACCAAGGCCCAGGTGCAGTTTGTCGGGTCGCTGCACGACTGTTCGTACTACTTCGAGGTGCGCAGCATCTACGCGTGCCCGACGTCACACAAGAGCAACGACGTGAACGTGCTGggcattttctttggcaTCTTCCTGGTGTTCTTCGCCGTGGAGTGGGGCCGCCGCTGGTTCTATCGCAAGATGCGCTCGCGCATGCGCTACACGGGCGGCGCGGGCTCCGCGGCCAGCGGTGCGGCAGACCGCATGATGAGACCCCAGTGGGAGAACGTCGAGGGCACCTCCTGGTGGCGGCGTGTGCTGAAACGGCTGgtgcgcgggcgcgcgcgcccgcgcacCGCCGCCATCAAGCTCAGCTCTGCGCCTCAATACCACAGCCCGAGCACGGACTCGCTGGTGAGGGACATGGAGGCGCAGAACAGGCTGCTGGATAACCTGGAGGCCGTGGGGGAGGACGCGACCACGGTCGTCGACTAG
- the TKL1 gene encoding transketolase TKL1 (highly similar to uniprot|P23254 Saccharomyces cerevisiae TKL1 and to YBR117C uniprot|P33315 Saccharomyces cerevisiae TKL2 Transketolase), protein MSNFSDIDRLAISTIRLLSVDQVAAANSGHPGAPLGLAPAAHVIWKQMRLNPKNPEWINRDRFVLSNGHACALLYSMLHLSGFDFSIEDLQSFRQLGSKCPGHPEFELPGVEVTTGPLGQGISNAVGIAIAQANFAATYNKPNYTLSDSFTYAFLGDGCLQEGVSSEASSLAGHLKLGNLIAFYDDNQITIDGNTNVSFTEDVAKRYEAYGWEVLHVQNGNEDLDGILEALNQAKKSQDKPTLIKMTTTIGFGSLNAGSHSVHGSPLKPDDVKQLKTALGFNADQSFVVPQEVYDFYNKEIIQPGQQLNEAWNKTLEEYSAKYPELAAELKRRISGELPQGWESALPLYTPKDSAVATRKLSEIVLQNIQGTLPEMIGGSADLTPSNLTRWKEAVDFQPPSTGLGDYAGRYIRYGVREHGMGAIMNGISAFGANYKAYGGTFLNFVSYASGAVRLSALSGHPVIWVATHDSIGLGEDGPTHQPIETLAHFRALPNMQVWRPADGNEVSAAYKVALTHKHTPAVIALSRQNLPQLEGSSIEKASKGGYVLQEVDNADITLVSTGSEVSITVEAAKVLAGKNIKARVVSLPDFHTFDQQPEEYQLSVFPDGVPIMSIEVLSTSGWSKYAHESFGLDRFGASGKAPEIYKAFEFTPEGISTRAEKTIAFYKNKQVTSPLHKPF, encoded by the coding sequence ATGTCCAACTTTTCCGACATCGATAGACTTGCCATCTCTACCATCAGACTGCTGTCTGTGGACCAGGTCGCTGCGGCCAACTCCGGTCACCCAGGTGCTCCCCTAGGTCTGGCGCCTGCCGCGCACGTCATCTGGAAGCAGATGAGACTGAACCCAAAGAACCCTGAGTGGATCAACCGCGACCGTTTCGTGTTGTCCAACGGCCACGCTTGCGCGCTGTTGTACTCCATGCTGCACTTGTCCGGCTTCGACTTCTCGATCGAGGACCTGCAAAGCTTCCGTCAGCTGGGCTCCAAGTGCCCTGGTCACCCAGAGTTCGAGCTGCCCGGCGTCGAGGTCACCACCGGTCCCCTGGGCCAGGGTATCTCCAACGCTGTGGGTATCGCCATCGCGCAGGCCAACTTCGCGGCTACCTACAACAAGCCTAACTACACTCTGAGTGACTCGTTCACCTACGCGTTCCTCGGTGACGGCTGTCTGCAGGAGGGTGTCTCCTCTGAGGCCTCCTCCCTGGCCGGCCACCTGAAGCTCGGTAACCTGATTGCCTTCTACGACGACAACCAGATCACTATTGACGGTAACACCAACGTTTCCTTCACCGAGGACGTCGCCAAGCGTTACGAGGCCTACGGCTGGGAGGTTCTGCACGTCCAGAACGGTAACGAGGACTTAGACGGTATCCTCGAGGCCCTCAACCAGGCCAAGAAGTCCCAGGACAAGCCTACCCTTATCAAGATGACCACCACCATTGGTTTCGGTTCTCTGAACGCCGGCTCCCACTCCGTTCACGGTTCTCCATTGAAGCCTGACGATGTCAAGCAATTGAAGACCGCTCTTGGCTTCAACGCTGACCAGTCTTTCGTCGTCCCACAGGAAGTCTACGACTTCTACAATAAGGAGATCATCCAGCCCGGCCAGCAGCTGAACGAGGCCTGGAACAAGACCCTCGAGGAGTACTCCGCCAAGTACCCTGAGTTGGCCGCCGAGCTCAAGAGAAGAATCTCCGGTGAGCTGCCACAGGGCTGGGAGTCAGCTCTGCCTCTCTATACCCCTAAGGACTCTGCCGTCGCCACCAGAAAGTTGTCCGAGATCGTTCTGCAGAACATCCAGGGCACTCTGCCAGAGATGATCGGTGGTTCTGCCGACTTGACCCCATCCAACTTGACCAGATGGAAGGAGGCCGTCGACTTCCAGCCCCCATCCACTGGTCTAGGTGACTACGCTGGTAGATACATCAGATACGGTGTCAGAGAGCACGGTATGGGCGCTATCATGAACGGTATCTCCGCTTTCGGTGCCAACTACAAGGCTTACGGTGGTactttcttgaacttcgtcTCCTACGCCTCCGGTGCCGTCAGACTTTCTGCTCTGTCCGGCCACCCAGTCATCTGGGTCGCCACCCACGACTCCATCGGTCTAGGTGAGGACGGTCCAACCCACCAGCCTATCGAGACCTTGGCCCACTTCAGAGCTTTGCCAAACATGCAGGTCTGGAGACCAGCCGACGGTAACGAAGTTTCTGCCGCCTACAAGGTCGCATTGACCCATAAGCACACTCCAGCCGTCATTGCTTTGTCCAGACAAAACTTGCCTCAGTTGGAGGGCAGCTCTATTGAGAAGGCTTCTAAGGGTGGTTACGTCTTGCAGGAGGTTGACAACGCTGACATCACTTTGGTCTCCACTGGTTCTGAAGTGAGCATCACTGTCGAGGCCGCTAAGGTTTTGGCTGGCAAGAACATCAAGGCGCGTGTCGTCTCCTTGCCAGACTTCCACACTTTCGACCAACAGCCAGAGGAGTACCAGCTGTCTGTCTTCCCAGACGGCGTCCCAATTATGTCTATTGAGGTGTTGTCCACTTCTGGCTGGTCCAAGTACGCTCACGAATCTTTCGGTTTGGACAGATTCGGTGCCTCCGGTAAAGCTCCTGAAATCTACAAGGCTTTCGAGTTTACTCCAGAGGGCATCTCCACCAGAGCCGAGAAGACCATTGCTttctacaagaacaagcaagTTACTTCTCCTCTGCACAAACCTTTCTAA